GCCTTGAAATATTCTTGGTACCCCTTCCAGTACGCGGTAATATTACCCGCGTTGCCCACCGGAATAAAGTGGTAGTCCGGACTTCGGCCGAGCCGATCGCAGATCTCAAAGGCGGCGCTCTTCTGACCCTCGATCCTGTATGGGTTCACTGAATTGACCAGTACGATGGGCTGATCTGAAGCGACCCGTCTCACGATCTGCAACGCTTCATCGAAGTTGCCCTCGATCTGCAGCACCTGCGCGCCATGGATCATCGCCTGAGCGAGCTTACCTAGCGCGATCTTCCCCTCCGGGATCAATACAAAGGCGCGCAGTCCTGCCCGAGCCGCGTATGCCGAGGCAGAGGCCGAGGTATTCCCGGTCGAGGCGCAGATAACAGCCCTTGCGCCTTCCTCTACCGCCTTGCTGATGGCGAGGGTCATCCCCCTGTCCTTGAAGGAGCCGGTTGGGTTGAGCCCTTCGTACTTCACATACACCTCCGCCTCGATCCCAAGCACAGCTCGGAGTCGTTCGACGCGTATGAGCGGTGTATTCCCCTCGCCAAGGGTGATGACCGGCGTCCGATCGATAACAGGCAGAAACGCCCTGTACCGATCAATGATTCCCTTCCAGCTCATCGTTCTCATGACAGGCTCAATCGGCGGCCCCCTCGACCCTGAGACACACGGTCTGCCCGCTCACCACATCGAGTTGGTTGATGGCCAGAAGCGACCGTTGCATATCGCCCTCCACCGCCTCGTGAGTCATCATGACGATCGGCACGGCGCTCTGCTCCTCGCGTCCCTTCTGGATGACGGAAACGATACTGATGTTGTTGCTGCCCAGGATCCCGGTGACCCTCGAAAGAACCCCTGGTTTATCGACCGCCATGATCCTGAGGTAGTAGCAGGAGCGAACGGCTGTCATGTCCTTGACCTCGGCCTCCGCATCGGAGATCGGTGGAGGCGGAACGCCCCTCGCGATTGGATCGTGCAGCAGGCCCCTGGCGATCTCCGCAATGTCGCTGACGACCGCCGAGGCGGTCGGCATCTGGCCAGCCCCTCGCCCGTAGAACATCAGGGAGCCCACCGCGTCACCGACAACGTAGACAGCGTTGTGGACGCCGCCGACCGCGGCCAGCAGGTCATCTTCCGGAATGAGTGCCGGATGCACTCTGGCCTCCAACTCGCCATTAAGCTGCTTGGCAATCGCCAGGAGCTTAATCCGGTACCCCAGCTCGCGGGCGTATTCGATGTCGGAGGCATCGATCTGCCTGATCCCCTCGACGTGGATCCGGTCGAATGGGACATAGGCTCCGAACGCCAGCGTCGCCAGAATCTGGAGTTTATGGGCGGCGTCGATCCCGTCTACGTCAAGCGAGGGATTGGCCTCGGCATAGCCATGGGCTTGGGCCTCGGCCAATACCTCAGCGAACGGCCGCCTACTGTCCGTCATCGTCGTGAGGATGTAATTACAGGTACCGTTCACAATGCCGATGATCGAGCGGACCCGATCGGCCACCAGCCCCTCTTTCATCGCCCGGATCAGAGGAATGCCGCCGCAGACGCTGGCCTCAAACCCGATCGACACGCGACGCGTCGCAGCGGTCCGATAGAGTTCGAGCCCGTGAGTGGCCAGGAGCGCCTTGTTGGCTGTGACCAGATGCTTGTTCCGGTTGAGCGCCTCCCGACAAAACCTGAGCGCGACATCACAGCCCCCGACCAGCTCGACGATAATGTCGATCGCGGGATCCTCCAGCACAGCCGTCGCATCGGTGGTCAATATGGTCGGGTCCACATCAACGTTTCTCTGCCGGTGGATATCGGTATCAGCGATCCGACGGATTACCACCTTTCCGCCCAGCCGCTGTTCCAGAAGGGCGCCGTTTCCCTGGATCAGCTTCACGACCCCGGATCCCACTGTCCCGAACCCCAAGATGCCGATCTGTACCGATTTCATCTTACGTCTCCCGCCTCATGCGCTCAGAGTCGACGTCAACCCGCTTCGCCAAGCCTTCTCTACCTCTTCGATGGAAAGGTCAAGCTCACACGTCGGGCCACGAAGCCTCAGCCTCGTCCCCCCGACGATTCCAAGACGTTGTACGGGAACCCGGTGCGCCTCGGCAATCTTCTCCAGCCTCGGCCAATCAGACTCCTTGAGGGAGACAATAATTCGGGATTGCGATTCCCCGAAGAGCAAGGCATCGGGGCGAATCGTCTCGTTGAGCCTCACATCGACACCGATCGGTGTCCCAGGCCCGCCCAGGCACGCCTCCGCCAGCGCGACCGCCAGCCCTCCGTCCGAGCAATCGTGCGCCGAGCGAATCATCCCGCTACGAATCGCTTCGAGGCAAGTGCGTTGAATGTTCCGCTCCCTGACCAGGTCCAACAACGGCGGCTCACCCTGTACCAAGCCGAATCGGACTGAGA
The nucleotide sequence above comes from Candidatus Methylomirabilis tolerans. Encoded proteins:
- the thrC gene encoding threonine synthase; protein product: MRTMSWKGIIDRYRAFLPVIDRTPVITLGEGNTPLIRVERLRAVLGIEAEVYVKYEGLNPTGSFKDRGMTLAISKAVEEGARAVICASTGNTSASASAYAARAGLRAFVLIPEGKIALGKLAQAMIHGAQVLQIEGNFDEALQIVRRVASDQPIVLVNSVNPYRIEGQKSAAFEICDRLGRSPDYHFIPVGNAGNITAYWKGYQEYFKAGQIASLPKMMGWQAEGAAPIVLGKVVEQPETLATAIRIGNPASWNGAVVAATESGGRIDMVSDSEIIDAYCLLAKTEGVFCELASAASVAGLIKYHRSNRFPKDTIVVCVLTGHGLKEPDAAIRLSQQPLTVKADPEAVLKLLSL
- a CDS encoding homoserine dehydrogenase; this translates as MKSVQIGILGFGTVGSGVVKLIQGNGALLEQRLGGKVVIRRIADTDIHRQRNVDVDPTILTTDATAVLEDPAIDIIVELVGGCDVALRFCREALNRNKHLVTANKALLATHGLELYRTAATRRVSIGFEASVCGGIPLIRAMKEGLVADRVRSIIGIVNGTCNYILTTMTDSRRPFAEVLAEAQAHGYAEANPSLDVDGIDAAHKLQILATLAFGAYVPFDRIHVEGIRQIDASDIEYARELGYRIKLLAIAKQLNGELEARVHPALIPEDDLLAAVGGVHNAVYVVGDAVGSLMFYGRGAGQMPTASAVVSDIAEIARGLLHDPIARGVPPPPISDAEAEVKDMTAVRSCYYLRIMAVDKPGVLSRVTGILGSNNISIVSVIQKGREEQSAVPIVMMTHEAVEGDMQRSLLAINQLDVVSGQTVCLRVEGAAD